The DNA region CTTCACTTGATGTTTGAAGAAGAGGTTGGATTCGAGGAAGAGTAACTCCATCCGAACGATGTCCTCGATCACCAGATCCTGCGGTGTGCTCTCCCGTTCGCTGCGTGACTTGTGCAGCAGATTGCCGACGATCGCTTTCATGGCGTTAGCCTGCTGGCGAATCTGTTCGAGCTCGGGCAAATCGGAATACTTCAGTTCGATCAGATCGCAGAAACCGAGAACTCCCATGAGCGGCCCGTTCAGATTGTGGGCGATGCCCGCCGAAAGCGTTCCGAATTCGGCGAGCTTGTTGTCGCGGACAACCTGCATGGCGAGGACCTGATTCTGCCGTTCCACCAGTCGTTGATCGGTGATGTCCTTGGCCATCAGCATCAGCATCGTCTTGTGTCCCGCCTCGAAAAGGAAGCTGCGCGTTACCAGAAAAATGCGACCGTCGCTGCCTTCCAGCTCCAGTGTCCGACCTTCATACGCCGAAGCCAGACCCTGCAGGTCGGACTTGTCCTCTTTGGAAAACTCCTGCAGCCAGCGGTGACAGATGACCGGCAGCTCATAGGTCTCGAACATCTGTTCGGCGGTGGGATTCGCGTACAAAATATCACCCGTCGGACTGAGCAGGATGAGCGAGTCCCGCATCGCCCGAATGAACAGATTCAGCCGGTCGCGCTCGGCGCGCAGGTAGCGTTCCGTCGCGGCCCGCTCGCCTACGTCACGCCCGATGACGATAGCGAACATTCCCTGACCCGACTTGGACTGAGCCGCAGTGAATTCCACCAGCCGCGATCGCGTCCCCTCGATAGCGTTGGGCAATTCCACCACGTGTACGCCACCCGCCCCGGCGTCCTCATAGAGCGTGCGCGCCGCCTTGTGTTCGGCCTCCGGGAAAAAGTCGAGGAACGGCTTCCCGTGCAGTGACTCCCGGCTCACCCCCGCCCACTCTGCAAAGCGATAATTGGCTTCCTCGATCTCACCGTTGGTGCGGTGCAATACTACGACGGCGTCCGGGCCTTCGAGCAGCAGATCGAGGAGTTCCGGGGGTTCGTCTTCTTGGGCGGGTGATTGTACGCGGGTCGGAAGACCGCTCCGGCGAAGAGCGGTTTTGGAGGAGTCTAAAAAATCGGCCAGAGCACGGGCTCGCCGGGAGACCCAGTGGCTACCTTGGGGAGTGGCTTCGGGGTCGGGCCGGCTGGAATCGGTCTCAGTCTCAGTCAGATCGCGCTTTGGGGCACCAGCACTCATACGATTTCTGGGGTTTCAGGAAAAGCTTACCCCGTTTCGCCCTCGGGATGCAACCCAGTAAATTACGATAATCTTGGTCTAACCTTATCAAGAAAATGATGTTGATAAGAGGTGAAGAAAGCTACGGAACTAACAGATAGGCATTACGCAATTACGATGCCACCTCATCTATACTTGCATATGCCATTTTGTCGTCGGAAGTGCCCGTATTGTGACTTCTTTAAGAAGGTTCCCGGGCTTCTGCAAAGTGCCGCCTATTTCCGCGTCCTCCAGGCTGAACTTGACCTCGCAGTCAAGGTCAATAGGAGCTCCCCAAATTGCTTGGAGACAGTCTATTTCGGCGGTGGCACCCCCTCCCTGCATCCGCCGGAAGAGATTGCACGGCTCCTGCGCAAGATAGAGCAACTATGGCCAATCAGCCCCGAGGCCGAGATTACCCTCGAAGCCAATCCCGGCGATGTCACCCCTGAAAATGCAATGGCGTGGCGGAAGGTGGGCATCAGCCGGCTTTCCATTGGCGCGCAATCGTTTTCCCCTCGCAAACTCGGTCTGCTCTACCGCGATCACCAAACAGCCGACAATCAAAGGGCCGTTGCCAACGCCCACTCCGCCGGTTTCGAGAACGTCTCGCTCGATCTCATTTTCGGCTTGCCGGGTGAGACTCTTGAGGAATGGAAAACGGACATTCATGCCGCGATTGCCCTTGTTCCCCGGCATGTTTCGCTCTACAATCTCGAATACCACGAAGCCACGCCATTCCACCGCTGGCGGCAGTCCGGCCGGATTACGCCGCTTTCGGAAGACCTCGAAGCCGAAATGTATCGGCTCGCCCACGAGGTTTTAACGTCTCACGGCTACGAGCACTACGAGATCTCCAACTTCGCGCGTCCCGGCTTTCGCTCTCGGCACAACTGGGCCT from bacterium includes:
- a CDS encoding PAS domain S-box protein yields the protein MSAGAPKRDLTETETDSSRPDPEATPQGSHWVSRRARALADFLDSSKTALRRSGLPTRVQSPAQEDEPPELLDLLLEGPDAVVVLHRTNGEIEEANYRFAEWAGVSRESLHGKPFLDFFPEAEHKAARTLYEDAGAGGVHVVELPNAIEGTRSRLVEFTAAQSKSGQGMFAIVIGRDVGERAATERYLRAERDRLNLFIRAMRDSLILLSPTGDILYANPTAEQMFETYELPVICHRWLQEFSKEDKSDLQGLASAYEGRTLELEGSDGRIFLVTRSFLFEAGHKTMLMLMAKDITDQRLVERQNQVLAMQVVRDNKLAEFGTLSAGIAHNLNGPLMGVLGFCDLIELKYSDLPELEQIRQQANAMKAIVGNLLHKSRSERESTPQDLVIEDIVRMELLFLESNLFFKHQVK
- the hemW gene encoding radical SAM family heme chaperone HemW codes for the protein MPPHLYLHMPFCRRKCPYCDFFKKVPGLLQSAAYFRVLQAELDLAVKVNRSSPNCLETVYFGGGTPSLHPPEEIARLLRKIEQLWPISPEAEITLEANPGDVTPENAMAWRKVGISRLSIGAQSFSPRKLGLLYRDHQTADNQRAVANAHSAGFENVSLDLIFGLPGETLEEWKTDIHAAIALVPRHVSLYNLEYHEATPFHRWRQSGRITPLSEDLEAEMYRLAHEVLTSHGYEHYEISNFARPGFRSRHNWACWQGKPYLGLGPSAHSFDGQALRWNNVADLDRYTAAIECGDLPIENETTLSPREKAEEWIALNLRTSDGVQHSEAVHVLGEDATNRLWQRAERLPESLRIITPDRLTLTPDGWFRENSVLVDIFEALA